In Blastopirellula sp. J2-11, a single genomic region encodes these proteins:
- a CDS encoding FAD-dependent monooxygenase, producing MQSPILIVGAGPVGLAAALSLSRFNIPLRIIDRNDAPTTLSKALVLWRRSMINFDPVIPYEDWLEFGLVPKGLRFFDQGAYQATMTLENGEHVLPPGLLIPQSKIESHLIQALQKQGVTVERQTCLESFVQEEDRVVCRLKTPSGAEELETSYLFGCDGAHSTVRHTLGLDFSGESIAYRWLLGDIEVEVEDGVNPHSPKSEYERTLDYGWLYSTNSDQGSLQLFPISGTRYRIFVEAGVADPATPRKDPTVQDLQDALIERTRLQWKITDSHWLADFRINERQVSQYIHGRAFLAGDSAHVHSPAGGQGMNTGIQDAVNLAWKVAMVCKGEASPALLETYQEERHPVAERVLKVSGRAMRMTMSTNRLTRGVQDVIQSIVTHIPAVRKMVTSILAEDDVAYLHSSLAGESEGKVKPGTTLPDVPIEIDGQVCSSIALLRSRKPDAVYTLILMCETKPAAWPPHPLVQVVRFGQDFQDPQRNFNKALGLHSNSGLLIRPDATIAASGAPAVIQDWLNQWMESTAL from the coding sequence ATGCAATCACCCATCCTCATCGTCGGAGCGGGGCCCGTAGGGCTTGCCGCGGCTCTTTCGCTTTCGCGGTTTAACATTCCTCTGCGCATTATCGACCGCAACGATGCGCCAACGACGCTCTCGAAGGCGCTGGTCTTGTGGCGTCGCTCGATGATTAACTTTGACCCGGTCATCCCGTATGAGGATTGGCTTGAATTCGGTTTGGTCCCCAAGGGGTTGCGATTTTTCGATCAAGGCGCCTATCAGGCGACGATGACGCTGGAAAACGGAGAGCATGTACTGCCGCCGGGACTGCTCATTCCCCAGTCAAAGATCGAGAGCCATTTGATTCAGGCTCTCCAAAAACAAGGCGTCACCGTAGAGCGTCAAACTTGTTTGGAATCGTTCGTTCAGGAGGAGGATCGGGTCGTTTGTCGCCTCAAGACGCCAAGCGGAGCAGAAGAATTGGAAACATCCTATCTCTTCGGTTGCGACGGCGCTCATTCGACGGTTCGACATACCCTGGGACTCGATTTCTCGGGCGAATCGATCGCCTATCGCTGGTTGCTGGGCGATATCGAAGTGGAAGTGGAAGATGGCGTGAATCCTCACTCGCCGAAATCTGAGTACGAACGGACGCTCGACTATGGCTGGCTCTATTCCACCAACTCGGATCAGGGCAGTCTGCAGCTTTTCCCGATCTCCGGTACGCGCTATCGTATCTTTGTCGAAGCCGGAGTAGCCGATCCCGCGACTCCTCGCAAAGATCCGACGGTGCAGGATCTGCAAGACGCGTTGATCGAACGAACGCGGCTGCAGTGGAAAATCACCGACTCGCATTGGCTGGCCGATTTTCGGATTAACGAACGTCAGGTCTCTCAATACATCCATGGCCGAGCGTTCCTCGCAGGCGATTCGGCGCATGTTCATAGTCCGGCCGGCGGCCAGGGGATGAACACCGGGATTCAAGATGCCGTCAATCTTGCCTGGAAAGTCGCGATGGTCTGTAAGGGCGAAGCCTCCCCGGCGTTGCTCGAAACCTACCAGGAAGAACGGCATCCCGTCGCCGAGCGCGTCTTGAAAGTGAGCGGTCGTGCGATGCGAATGACGATGTCGACCAACCGTCTGACGCGTGGAGTTCAGGATGTCATTCAGTCGATCGTCACGCACATTCCGGCGGTCCGCAAAATGGTGACATCGATCTTGGCCGAAGATGACGTCGCTTACTTACACAGCTCGCTTGCCGGTGAGAGTGAAGGAAAGGTCAAGCCCGGCACGACGCTGCCCGACGTGCCGATTGAGATCGACGGTCAGGTCTGTAGTTCGATCGCATTGCTGCGTTCACGAAAGCCGGACGCGGTTTATACTCTCATCCTGATGTGCGAGACCAAGCCCGCAGCTTGGCCCCCCCATCCGCTTGTGCAGGTGGTCCGTTTCGGGCAAGATTTTCAAGATCCGCAGCGGAATTTCAACAAAGCGCTCGGTCTGCACAGCAACTCCGGCCTCCTGATCCGCCCTGACGCAACCATCGCCGCA